A genome region from Salinigranum halophilum includes the following:
- a CDS encoding SOUL family heme-binding protein, with amino-acid sequence MVRRVTAALVALGSLAAAAGAWTVYQRQTTDEVPYTVVARVGDVELRRYPSAVVVETVAPSENVAFRRLYRYITGANEGETAVEMTAPVEVTRGGTSIPMTAPVEVGIHPAALTTEADEGGADGADVRMAFFLPTAYDIDTAPTPTDPTLELRAVPERTLAVRRFSWVPSDRRIQREAARLLAGLESADVAVTTEPFFLGYDAPWTLPFLRRNEVAVEVAASD; translated from the coding sequence ATGGTTCGAAGGGTTACTGCGGCCCTCGTCGCGCTCGGCAGTCTCGCGGCTGCGGCCGGCGCGTGGACGGTCTACCAGCGACAGACGACCGACGAGGTCCCCTACACCGTCGTTGCTCGGGTCGGCGACGTCGAACTCCGGCGCTATCCGTCGGCGGTGGTCGTCGAGACCGTCGCACCGAGCGAGAACGTGGCGTTCCGCCGGCTCTACCGATACATCACCGGTGCGAACGAAGGCGAGACCGCGGTCGAAATGACGGCTCCGGTGGAGGTGACCCGCGGAGGAACGTCGATTCCCATGACCGCACCGGTCGAGGTCGGCATCCACCCGGCGGCGCTCACGACCGAGGCTGACGAGGGGGGAGCCGACGGGGCCGACGTCAGGATGGCGTTCTTCCTCCCGACGGCGTACGACATCGACACCGCACCCACCCCGACCGACCCGACGCTTGAACTGAGGGCCGTCCCCGAACGGACCCTGGCGGTCCGTCGGTTCTCGTGGGTGCCGAGCGACCGTCGAATCCAGCGCGAGGCGGCCCGACTGCTGGCCGGCCTCGAATCCGCGGACGTGGCCGTCACCACCGAACCGTTCTTCCTCGGCTACGACGCGCCGTGGACGCTGCCGTTCCTGCGGCGTAACGAGGTCGCAGTCGAGGTCGCGGCGAGCGACTGA